A genomic stretch from Brevinematales bacterium includes:
- a CDS encoding DUF433 domain-containing protein: MEKLDRITVSPEFCKGLPSIRETHISVKEIVKMLATGSSHHDVLRTYPQLEPEDIEQVKRIKEL; encoded by the coding sequence ATGGAAAAGCTCGACAGGATAACGGTATCGCCGGAATTCTGCAAGGGTCTGCCGTCTATCAGGGAGACTCACATCTCGGTCAAGGAAATAGTAAAAATGCTTGCAACCGGTTCAAGTCATCACGATGTGCTCAGGACATACCCGCAACTGGAACCTGAGGATATCGAACAGGTCAAACGGATCAAGGAGCTGTAA
- a CDS encoding NAD(P)H nitroreductase yields the protein MTFMELAKFRQSNRKYKDTPVEREKIERCLEAARIAPSACNSQPWYFIVIDDPDLRKKVASETFGVILNFNHFTLTAPVMVVVVTEPSNLTARVGGAIKNRPYNLIDIGIAAEHFCLQAAEEGLGTCMLGWFNEKPLNKLLNISEGKKIDMVITMGYPLDKQRDKTRKKLDEIRHYNLDK from the coding sequence ATGACATTTATGGAATTGGCGAAATTCCGGCAGAGCAACAGGAAATATAAGGATACGCCGGTAGAGCGTGAAAAAATAGAGCGTTGTCTCGAGGCCGCGCGCATCGCGCCGTCCGCGTGCAATTCCCAACCGTGGTACTTTATCGTGATCGACGACCCGGATTTACGGAAGAAGGTCGCGAGCGAAACATTCGGCGTGATACTCAATTTCAATCATTTTACGCTCACCGCGCCGGTCATGGTGGTCGTAGTCACCGAACCGTCGAACCTGACCGCGCGCGTCGGCGGGGCTATCAAGAATCGCCCGTACAACCTGATCGATATCGGTATCGCGGCGGAACATTTCTGCCTTCAGGCCGCTGAGGAAGGCCTGGGGACATGCATGCTGGGATGGTTCAACGAGAAGCCGCTCAATAAGCTATTGAACATCTCCGAGGGGAAAAAGATCGATATGGTCATCACGATGGGGTATCCGCTGGATAAACAGCGTGATAAGACGCGAAAAAAACTGGACGAAATCAGGCACTACAATTTAGATAAGTGA
- a CDS encoding SH3 domain-containing protein: MKKLSLIPALFLTAAVIGCGNSGGANKTTNSAPSVVEQVTQGSTKMLFIYAQSGLNMRKTPSLEGEKLTKIPYGAAVEILEEKSAPVTMTYEGLKGKWVYVKYGADKGYVFEGFMGRLPVPQPGIGFADYFSKNFAPLKKTVTNSFQPAGEDDGYQLDVNFFYDKGIIIRKYAYFEGGDDTVTIPEMTVQEAFVFLKLFNLPALKTVTFPQKSYDKTFDDGSFCTVTVLKEKGEITAINIYVAIEFIQIKKMPGNKVSITVGSGA, encoded by the coding sequence ATGAAGAAATTATCCTTAATACCGGCGCTGTTTCTTACGGCAGCCGTGATCGGATGCGGTAATAGCGGCGGCGCGAACAAGACTACCAATTCCGCGCCTTCCGTAGTGGAACAAGTGACGCAGGGTAGTACGAAGATGCTGTTTATCTACGCGCAGTCCGGCCTCAATATGCGGAAAACCCCCAGCCTTGAAGGCGAAAAGCTCACGAAAATCCCTTACGGCGCGGCGGTGGAGATATTAGAGGAAAAGTCCGCTCCGGTGACGATGACTTATGAAGGCCTCAAGGGTAAATGGGTATATGTAAAATACGGCGCGGATAAGGGATATGTTTTCGAGGGTTTTATGGGGCGTCTGCCGGTTCCCCAGCCCGGTATCGGTTTCGCCGATTATTTCAGCAAAAACTTCGCGCCGTTGAAGAAAACAGTCACTAACAGCTTTCAGCCTGCCGGAGAAGACGACGGGTATCAACTGGATGTTAATTTCTTCTATGATAAGGGAATCATCATCAGAAAATACGCATATTTTGAAGGCGGCGACGATACGGTCACTATCCCGGAAATGACTGTCCAGGAAGCATTCGTATTCCTCAAATTATTCAATCTGCCCGCGCTCAAGACTGTGACATTTCCGCAGAAGAGTTACGATAAAACGTTCGACGACGGCTCTTTCTGCACGGTAACCGTCCTGAAAGAAAAGGGCGAGATAACCGCTATCAATATCTATGTCGCTATCGAGTTTATCCAAATTAAAAAAATGCCCGGTAATAAGGTCAGCATCACAGTCGGCAGCGGAGCTTAA
- a CDS encoding D-cysteine desulfhydrase family protein: MFDFLKKKEAILHAPTPIQRLDRFSQEIGTNVFVKRDDLTGTGLSGNKIRKLEYHLFKARAEGADCMITCGGIQSNHARAAAVLCRRVGWHPVLILGGTDPGAGYQGNLLLDQLLGAEIRWVDDHDLFHNSGALIAETAEAMRAKGYKPYVMPMGGTDTVGLNGYIAAGLEIREQEKQMHTSFDAVFCAVGTGGTLGGLILFKELIDWKVRLYGVNVMLDAKYFHERIDALVRDYIAEHRLTLPHHADIIQMVDGFVGPGYAKTTPEGVELIKRIARMEGIFLDPVYTGKAFQGMAKMIKDGGFAQKSNILFLHSGGIFGLFAQTDDLFPGGK; encoded by the coding sequence ATGTTCGATTTTTTAAAGAAAAAAGAGGCTATTCTTCATGCTCCGACTCCGATTCAACGTCTCGACCGCTTCAGTCAGGAGATCGGAACCAATGTCTTTGTCAAACGGGACGACCTGACGGGAACCGGGCTTTCCGGGAATAAGATACGGAAGCTGGAATACCATCTGTTCAAAGCGCGGGCTGAGGGCGCGGACTGTATGATAACCTGCGGGGGTATCCAGTCCAATCACGCGCGTGCGGCGGCGGTGCTTTGCCGGCGAGTCGGATGGCATCCGGTGCTGATACTCGGCGGGACCGACCCCGGCGCGGGCTATCAGGGGAATCTCCTGCTCGATCAGCTTCTCGGCGCGGAAATACGCTGGGTGGACGATCACGACCTTTTCCATAACAGCGGCGCGCTGATCGCAGAGACCGCGGAAGCGATGCGCGCGAAGGGATACAAGCCGTATGTGATGCCGATGGGCGGGACGGATACGGTCGGGCTGAACGGGTATATCGCGGCAGGCCTCGAAATCCGCGAACAGGAGAAGCAGATGCATACCTCGTTCGACGCCGTGTTCTGCGCGGTGGGCACAGGGGGAACTCTCGGCGGGCTGATTCTCTTCAAGGAATTGATCGACTGGAAAGTCAGGCTATACGGCGTTAATGTCATGCTCGATGCGAAGTATTTCCACGAGCGTATCGACGCTCTGGTGCGGGATTATATCGCCGAGCATCGTCTCACTCTCCCTCATCACGCGGATATCATCCAGATGGTGGACGGGTTTGTCGGGCCGGGGTACGCTAAAACCACGCCGGAAGGAGTCGAGCTGATCAAGCGGATCGCGCGGATGGAGGGGATATTCCTCGATCCGGTCTATACCGGGAAGGCGTTCCAGGGAATGGCAAAAATGATCAAGGACGGCGGGTTCGCGCAGAAATCGAATATCCTGTTCCTGCATTCCGGAGGAATATTCGGCCTGTTCGCGCAGACGGATGATTTATTCCCCGGGGGAAAATAG